A window of the Henckelia pumila isolate YLH828 chromosome 3, ASM3356847v2, whole genome shotgun sequence genome harbors these coding sequences:
- the LOC140892474 gene encoding uncharacterized protein: MESADGVVEIDRLEQGLLLDEVDTDIDDQDPVLYAASFDESEENFVNYQTAYWVLYSLLLVLAWGFGLFMLIYLPLRRYILRKDIRSRKLYVTPNAIVYKVKKPVAFPCFGFLEKEKYVLLPSVADIVIEQGYLQSLFGVYSVRIENVGVRRPASDDVKIQGVSNPLAFRKVVLSHLSNIREEVFSRQASAIEEVSTPRMGPSSVTLMSPPSKSPGYDYFSQLGDATILQKLEEVSSSVKRVQALIEEQNPQAPAN, translated from the exons ATGGAATCGGCAGATGGGGTGGTTGAAATCGACCGCCTGGAGCAGGGTTTGTTATTGGACGAGGTGGATACCGACATTGATGACCAAGATCCGGTTCTTTACGCGGCGTCTTTCGACGAATCCGAGGAGAATTTCGTGAATTACCAGACGGCTTACTGGGTTTTGTATTCGTTGCTGTTGGTACTTGCCTGGGGCTTTGGCTTATTTATGCTCATTTATTTGCCCCTGCGGAGGTACATTTTACGCAAAGATATCCGCTCCAGGAAACTATATGTCACTCCCAATGCCATTGTTTATAAA GTAAAGAAGCCAGTGGCATTTCCATGTTTCGGTTTTCTGGAGAAAGAGAAGTATGTCCTGCTGCCTTCTGTGGCAGATATTGTAATTGAACAGG GATACCTTCAGTCCCTGTTTGGCGTATACTCGGTCAGAATAGAGAACGTTGGAGTGCGGAGGCCTGCAAGTGATGATGTTAAAATCCAAGGTGTTTCCAATCCTCTTGCTTTCAGAAAG GTTGTTCTCTCACACTTGTCTAACATAAGAGAAGAAGTTTTCTCTAGGCAAGCTTCCGCGATCGAAGAAGTGTCAACTCCAAGAATGGGTCCTTCTTCCGTTACTTTG ATGTCCCCACCTTCAAAATCCCCAGGGTATGATTATTTTTCTCAGCTTGGTGATGCTACGATTTTGCAAAAACTGGAGGAAGTTAGCAGTTCAGTAAAG AGAGTTCAAGCTTTGATTGAAGAGCAGAACCCTCAAGCACCAGCAAATTAA
- the LOC140891150 gene encoding 20 kDa chaperonin, chloroplastic-like, which translates to MATIQLTSAASSISAKGLTSFEGLRASNAVNVSSFSPLKLNAEARRSFRGLVVKAATTVAPKYTSLKPLGDRVLVKIKAAEEKTSGGILLPTTALSKPQGGEVVAVGEGRTIGKNKVEISLKTGTQVVYSKYAGTEVEFDGSNHLILKEDDIVGTLNTDDIKDLKPLNDRVLIKLAEVEEKTAGGLFLTDASKEKPSIGSVVAVGPGRLDEDGERKPLSIAPGNTVLYSKYAGNDFKGSDGSEYIALRASDVMAILS; encoded by the exons ATGGCGACTATTCAGCTGACTTCCGCTGCATCTTCGATTTCAGCAAAAGGGTTGACCTCGTTTGAAGGGCTAAGGGCGTCAAATGCAGTTAACGTGTCTTCTTTTTCTCCTTTGAAGCTGAACGCTGAGGCCCGTAGGTCGTTCCGTGGTCTTGTTGTTAAGGCTGCTACGACTGTTGCGCCGAAG TATACATCGCTCAAACCTTTGGGTGACAGAGTGTTGGTAAAAATTAAGGCGGCTGAGGAGAAAACTTCGGGTGGTATCCTGTTACCAACCACCGCGCTATCAAAACCACAAGGCGGTGAGGTGGTTGCTGTTGGAGAGGGTCGTACAATTGGAAAAAATAAGGTGGAGATTAGTTTGAAG ACTGGTACCCAAGTGGTTTACTCGAAGTATGCGGGTACAGAAGTGGAGTTTGATGGTTCAAATCATCTCATTCTGAAGGAGGATGATATTGTTGGTACTCTTAATACTGATGATATAAAGGATTTGAAGCCTTTGAATGACAGAGTTCTCATAAAG ttAGCAGAGGTTGAAGAGAAAACTGCCGGTGGATTGTTCTTAACTGATGCGAGCAAGGAGAAACCTTCAATTGGCTCG GTTGTAGCAGTTGGGCCTGGCCGCCTTGACGAAGATGGTGAGAGGAAGCCATTGTCAATCGCCCCAGGAAATACAGTTCTGTACTCAAAATATGCAGGCAACGATTTCAAAGGTAGTGATGGTTCCGAATACATAGCACTGCGTGCATCTGATGTTATGGCTATCCTTTCCTGA
- the LOC140892872 gene encoding pectinesterase inhibitor 3: MATTLNPSSSILLLLLLLLLSPPLLQTSHADNHDLVRSSCVHASYPDICLRTLSSYGGSASTPRGLALAAVRVSIGRVQKASDFLSTLKGIARRERGALTDCVEQMGDSVDELSKTLSALKSLRRGGDFRWQMSNAETWVSAALSNEETCLDGFKEIGGDVRSDVRRSITNVARVTSNALYLINLIDDNRRR; the protein is encoded by the coding sequence ATGGCAACAACCCTCAATCCCTCTTCCTCCattctcctcctcctcctcctcctcctcctctcgCCGCCGCTGCTTCAGACGAGCCACGCAGACAATCACGACCTAGTCCGCTCCTCCTGCGTCCACGCCAGCTACCCCGACATCTGCCTGCGGACGCTCTCCTCCTACGGCGGCTCCGCCAGCACCCCGCGCGGCCTCGCTCTGGCGGCGGTGAGGGTCAGCATCGGCCGCGTGCAGAAGGCGTCGGATTTCCTCTCCACCCTCAAGGGCATCGCGAGGAGGGAGCGTGGGGCCCTCACCGACTGCGTGGAGCAGATGGGGGACTCGGTGGACGAGCTGAGCAAGACGCTCTCCGCCCTCAAGAGCCTCCGCCGCGGCGGGGATTTCCGGTGGCAGATGAGCAATGCGGAGACGTGGGTCAGCGCCGCCTTGAGCAACGAGGAAACTTGCCTCGACGGATTCAAGGAGATCGGCGGCGACGTACGCTCCGACGTGCGGCGGAGCATCACGAACGTCGCCAGAGTCACCAGTAATGCGCTCTATCTCATCAACCTCATCGACGATAATCGCCGCCGGTGA